A window of Candidatus Methylomirabilota bacterium genomic DNA:
CGGAGATGGCTATCCAGATGCGCGAGCTGATCCTCGAGAAGTTGCAGAAAGGCGAGAGCCCGGAGCAGATCCGAAACTACTTCGTGAGCCGCTATGGCGAGTGGATTCTGCTCGCGCCGACGCGCCGGGGGTTCAACTGGCTGGCGTGGCTGCTGCCATTCGTCGCCATCCTGGGCGGACTCGGGGTCATCGTGCTCACGATCCGTCGCGCGATTCAGAGGGGTCACGGGCCAAACTCGGAGGCATCGCGCCCCCTTGATCCGCGCTACGCCAGTCGGCTCGAAGCGGAACTCAAGGAATCGGAACGCTGACGACGTGGAAATACTGATTGCCGTCCTGCTTGTGTTTCTCGCCCTCTTGCCGGTACTCATTCCATTCTTCAGATCATCTGAGGGATCTCCATCGGGGTCAGAACAGACCGAGTTGCAGGAACTCCTGGCCGAGAAAGAGATGGTATACGCCGCAATCAAAGAGCTCGAATTCGATCATCAGGCCGGCAATCTAGCCCTGGACGATTATCAGCAAGCCCGCCATAGTTATGAGCTGAGAGCCATTGCCATC
This region includes:
- a CDS encoding cytochrome c-type biogenesis protein CcmH, which codes for EMAIQMRELILEKLQKGESPEQIRNYFVSRYGEWILLAPTRRGFNWLAWLLPFVAILGGLGVIVLTIRRAIQRGHGPNSEASRPLDPRYASRLEAELKESER